In a genomic window of Sphingomonas bisphenolicum:
- the copC gene encoding copper homeostasis periplasmic binding protein CopC, translating to MFRKTAFAVAMAASVLAATAVQAHPKLNSANPAANAVGASPTRIQLVFSEALVAQFSGIDLTMTEMPGMKMGPMKMNGVTTTVAADGKTLVATLAKPLPVGTYKVDYHVVSTDTHRIQGSYTFKVQ from the coding sequence ATGTTTCGTAAAACAGCTTTCGCCGTCGCCATGGCGGCGTCCGTCCTCGCCGCTACCGCTGTTCAGGCACACCCCAAGCTCAACAGCGCAAACCCGGCAGCCAATGCCGTCGGCGCATCCCCAACGAGGATCCAGCTCGTCTTTTCCGAGGCGCTGGTCGCGCAGTTCTCCGGGATCGACCTGACAATGACCGAAATGCCCGGCATGAAGATGGGGCCGATGAAGATGAATGGCGTCACGACGACCGTGGCTGCAGATGGCAAGACGCTCGTGGCCACGCTTGCCAAGCCGCTGCCGGTTGGAACCTACAAGGTCGACTATCACGTCGTCTCTACCGACACCCATCGCATTCAGGGCAGCTATACCTTCAAGGTCCAGTAA
- a CDS encoding copper resistance system multicopper oxidase, protein MPPVLNRRDLFRGAALTGGGLALSAWMPAWAQPVSAGIVKPLPIVTGNDITLKIAHQMMMIDGRASHAIGINGTVPAPLIRLRQGQTARLSVINDLDEDSSIHWHGLLVPFQFDGVPGISFPGIKPKSTFVYEFPIVQAGTYWYHSHSGLQEQMGHYGPIVIDPEGEDPIRSDREHVVVLSDHSQMHPHAIFRKLKQVGGGYFNYQRQTLAGLLAKEDQPLKERLDWGNMRMDPTDVSDVTGSTYTYLVNGHGPQDNWTALFRPGERVRLRFVNASAMTTFNVRIPGLKLTVVQADGLNVRPVEVDEFQIAVAETYDVIVTPTDDRAYTLVGESVDRSGMARATLAPREGMAAEVPPLRKRPLANMKDMGMGDMDMGGMQGMDHSAMGHDMSASGAAAGGMAGMNMESGASMPAMDKPADGSMANMPGMGAPAGDAMGGMAMGGMGGMNMRDASKAPQVKMGPGVQTISPMPMDRTGEPGQGLDDVGHRVLVYRDLMAVDRNPDVRAPDRAMEIHLTGNMERYMWSFDGVKLSDKREPIPFLENERVRVTLVNDTMMSHPIHLHGHFFELVTGHGEYSPRKHTVNVAPGGKVSFDLTANAVGDWAFHCHMLYHMHAGMMRVVSVRPRGEAA, encoded by the coding sequence ATGCCCCCGGTATTGAACCGCCGCGACCTTTTCCGCGGTGCCGCATTGACCGGCGGTGGTCTGGCATTGTCGGCCTGGATGCCAGCATGGGCTCAGCCCGTTTCGGCCGGGATCGTGAAGCCGCTCCCGATCGTCACCGGGAACGATATCACGCTCAAAATCGCCCATCAGATGATGATGATCGATGGCCGGGCAAGCCATGCCATTGGCATCAACGGCACGGTGCCGGCACCCCTCATCCGGCTGCGCCAGGGCCAGACGGCGCGCCTTTCGGTGATCAACGATCTCGACGAAGACAGCTCGATCCACTGGCATGGCTTACTCGTACCATTCCAGTTTGATGGCGTGCCCGGGATCAGCTTTCCCGGCATCAAGCCCAAGTCGACCTTCGTCTATGAGTTCCCGATCGTGCAGGCGGGGACCTACTGGTATCATAGCCATTCGGGGCTGCAGGAGCAGATGGGCCATTATGGGCCGATCGTCATCGATCCGGAAGGCGAGGACCCGATCCGCTCGGATCGCGAGCATGTCGTCGTGCTTTCCGACCATAGCCAGATGCACCCCCACGCGATCTTCCGGAAGCTCAAGCAGGTCGGCGGAGGCTATTTCAACTATCAGCGCCAAACGCTGGCCGGCCTGCTGGCCAAGGAAGACCAACCACTCAAGGAACGTCTTGACTGGGGCAACATGCGGATGGACCCGACCGACGTCTCCGACGTCACGGGTTCGACCTATACATACCTCGTGAACGGGCATGGGCCCCAGGATAATTGGACCGCGCTTTTCCGACCGGGCGAGCGGGTCCGACTGCGCTTCGTCAATGCCTCCGCCATGACGACATTCAATGTCCGAATTCCGGGACTCAAGCTCACCGTGGTTCAGGCTGACGGGCTCAACGTCAGGCCCGTCGAGGTTGACGAATTCCAGATCGCGGTGGCCGAGACTTACGACGTCATCGTCACACCGACTGATGATCGCGCCTATACGCTGGTCGGCGAATCCGTCGATCGGTCGGGCATGGCCCGCGCAACCTTGGCTCCGCGCGAAGGCATGGCAGCTGAAGTACCTCCGCTCCGCAAACGTCCCCTCGCTAATATGAAAGACATGGGCATGGGGGACATGGATATGGGTGGCATGCAAGGCATGGACCACTCAGCGATGGGACATGACATGTCGGCAAGCGGGGCCGCCGCGGGCGGTATGGCTGGAATGAACATGGAATCCGGGGCCTCGATGCCCGCAATGGACAAGCCGGCCGATGGTTCGATGGCGAACATGCCTGGAATGGGTGCGCCTGCCGGCGACGCGATGGGCGGCATGGCGATGGGCGGAATGGGCGGCATGAATATGCGCGACGCCAGCAAAGCCCCGCAGGTCAAGATGGGGCCTGGCGTGCAGACGATCTCTCCTATGCCGATGGATCGCACGGGAGAGCCCGGACAGGGCCTTGACGATGTCGGGCACCGTGTTCTGGTCTATCGCGATCTCATGGCGGTCGACCGCAATCCCGACGTGCGGGCACCCGACCGCGCAATGGAGATTCATCTGACCGGAAACATGGAACGCTATATGTGGTCGTTCGACGGCGTGAAGCTGAGCGACAAGCGGGAGCCGATTCCGTTTCTCGAAAATGAACGGGTGCGTGTCACGCTGGTGAACGACACGATGATGTCGCACCCGATCCATCTTCACGGACATTTTTTCGAGCTGGTCACGGGCCATGGCGAATATTCGCCGCGCAAGCACACGGTGAACGTCGCGCCGGGCGGCAAGGTGAGCTTCGATCTCACCGCCAACGCCGTCGGAGATTGGGCCTTCCACTGCCATATGCTCTACCACATGCACGCCGGGATGATGCGCGTCGTCTCTGTACGTCCCCGGGGAGAAGCCGCATGA
- a CDS encoding type II restriction endonuclease — protein sequence MDVNGGRGLAEFELLARQLIQRWKEDPNATYQSWFLWDERIKNFRSIRRGLAQVVAEIEAGRFGVAYRGSSLETVVHSVAEQRQIFKGADHAFLWKPKLRIPDIYENPANQRAFGRLLDHCACCDTAEEIIAGIHTIDRLNIKGLGPAVANLLYFLHPTLVPPFNTAIVNGYNKLTGGKVKLGSWQHFLAMRSGVLDLNERFRDLLSNDLGAIGGLLFDIGSGRYPVPPRDEEDQSVGSWAARLEQARAEAQTLNKALQKQGESDRTHSEIQAWLRDIGRALGYDIWIASNDRGRLHDGVRLGDGCLESLPASISTSIGADAIRLIDVLWLERGGDRVAAAFEVEHSTSIYSGIVRMLDLALSGSELHATAGLFLVAPDARESEVRAQLARPAFSRIADLEIAYLPYGELERHREAISRFGSGLKAIKAISRALP from the coding sequence ATCGACGTGAATGGGGGAAGGGGTTTGGCGGAATTTGAATTGCTGGCGCGGCAACTGATCCAACGATGGAAAGAAGACCCCAACGCGACGTATCAAAGCTGGTTTCTCTGGGACGAGCGCATCAAAAACTTCCGTTCGATCCGGCGTGGTCTGGCTCAGGTGGTGGCAGAGATCGAGGCCGGTCGGTTTGGCGTGGCGTATCGGGGCTCTTCGCTGGAAACGGTCGTTCATTCGGTCGCGGAGCAGAGACAGATATTCAAAGGCGCTGACCATGCGTTTCTCTGGAAGCCCAAATTGCGCATCCCTGACATTTACGAAAACCCGGCGAACCAGCGCGCTTTTGGCCGGTTGCTCGATCATTGCGCCTGCTGCGATACCGCTGAAGAGATTATCGCGGGTATCCACACCATTGATCGTTTGAACATCAAGGGGCTCGGGCCCGCGGTCGCCAATCTCCTCTATTTCCTGCACCCCACGTTGGTGCCCCCGTTCAACACGGCGATCGTCAACGGGTATAACAAGTTGACGGGCGGAAAGGTGAAGCTGGGGAGCTGGCAGCATTTTCTCGCGATGCGGTCGGGCGTTCTCGACCTGAATGAGCGGTTCCGCGATTTATTGTCCAACGATCTTGGCGCCATTGGTGGCCTGCTTTTCGACATCGGTTCGGGACGCTATCCAGTCCCGCCGCGTGACGAGGAAGACCAGTCGGTAGGATCGTGGGCGGCACGTCTCGAACAGGCCAGGGCAGAAGCGCAAACGCTCAACAAGGCCCTTCAGAAACAGGGAGAGAGCGATCGAACCCATTCGGAAATCCAGGCTTGGCTCCGCGATATAGGCCGTGCGTTGGGCTACGATATCTGGATAGCATCCAACGATCGGGGGCGACTTCACGATGGCGTGCGCTTGGGGGACGGGTGTCTTGAGAGCCTGCCAGCTTCAATTTCAACATCGATCGGCGCAGATGCCATCCGCCTTATCGATGTGCTTTGGCTCGAGCGAGGCGGCGACCGAGTCGCTGCCGCCTTCGAAGTCGAGCATTCGACGTCGATTTATTCGGGCATCGTCCGGATGCTCGACCTTGCCTTGAGCGGGAGCGAACTGCACGCCACAGCAGGACTGTTTCTTGTGGCGCCCGACGCGCGGGAGAGCGAAGTGCGGGCACAACTCGCGCGGCCCGCATTCAGCCGAATCGCAGATCTTGAGATTGCCTATCTTCCCTATGGCGAGCTCGAGCGTCACAGAGAGGCGATTTCCCGGTTCGGTTCGGGCTTGAAAGCAATCAAGGCCATATCGCGTGCTTTGCCGTAA
- a CDS encoding periplasmic heavy metal sensor has protein sequence MKAKLIFLVAVVAFVAAVAGVFLGRHFFPQPKAAGVELHDVLHSKLDLDDRQKAQIELLEQRFAVRRRALELELRADNARLAAAIEAEHGNGPGVTAAVDQSHQAMGELQKETLGHIFAMRQILRPDQAKTFDQAVVHALTDDAR, from the coding sequence ATGAAGGCAAAGTTGATTTTTTTGGTAGCTGTCGTCGCCTTCGTCGCAGCCGTTGCGGGCGTGTTCCTTGGGCGTCACTTCTTCCCCCAGCCCAAGGCGGCCGGTGTCGAACTCCACGACGTGTTGCACAGCAAGCTCGACCTGGACGACCGTCAGAAGGCGCAGATCGAACTGCTTGAGCAGCGCTTTGCCGTGCGTCGTCGCGCGCTGGAGCTCGAACTGAGAGCGGACAACGCGCGTCTCGCGGCCGCGATCGAAGCCGAACATGGCAACGGACCGGGTGTCACGGCGGCCGTCGATCAGTCGCATCAGGCGATGGGCGAGCTGCAGAAGGAAACGCTTGGCCATATCTTCGCGATGCGCCAGATCTTGCGCCCTGATCAGGCCAAGACCTTCGATCAGGCGGTGGTACATGCGCTCACCGACGATGCACGGTGA
- a CDS encoding RNA polymerase sigma factor, translating into MSLDLRACSDGELAALTLAGRQPAFAEIMHRHQAAIFRLVRGLVGNAEDALDLTQDCFVSAFSHLRKYDGARPLRAWLSRIAINKCRDWRRRQKVRQLFTFGYAASDAEIEQVPDDAPSAHASADSKMEIKRMAAAISALPVSLREVLLLRTVEGLNQSEAATALSISGKAVETRLYRARSRLAEILAEE; encoded by the coding sequence GTGAGTCTGGATCTTCGCGCGTGCTCGGACGGTGAACTTGCGGCGCTAACGCTCGCCGGTCGGCAGCCGGCCTTCGCAGAGATCATGCATCGGCACCAGGCTGCGATATTTCGACTGGTACGCGGCCTGGTGGGGAATGCCGAGGACGCGCTAGACCTCACCCAGGACTGCTTCGTCTCCGCGTTCAGCCATCTGCGAAAATATGATGGCGCGCGGCCGCTAAGGGCTTGGCTGTCCCGGATCGCGATCAACAAATGCCGCGACTGGCGCCGCCGCCAGAAGGTGCGGCAGCTCTTCACCTTCGGTTATGCAGCGTCCGACGCCGAGATCGAACAAGTGCCGGATGATGCACCCTCCGCGCATGCCAGTGCCGACTCAAAAATGGAGATCAAACGAATGGCCGCCGCAATCAGCGCGCTACCGGTCTCGTTGCGGGAAGTTCTGTTGCTCCGCACAGTCGAAGGGCTGAATCAGTCGGAAGCGGCAACTGCGCTCTCGATAAGTGGCAAGGCGGTCGAGACGCGCCTTTACCGTGCGCGGTCGCGCCTTGCGGAAATCTTGGCCGAGGAATGA
- a CDS encoding NAD(P)/FAD-dependent oxidoreductase, producing the protein MYDCVIIGGGPAGLTAATYLARFLRSTLVIDAGDGRASRIPTTHNLLGFPDGISGDNLLVRMHRHAAQYGAELVTGVVDRIDRVGTGFVVDTNAKTFSARTILLAQGVKNHRPRMAQETHDRGVAQGLIRYCPICDGYEVRGKRVAVLGCSDHGAAEALFVRRYSDTVTLLTQDASELSQADEANLTRNAISVERAPVGDLSVTEKDLLVHLADGRLLQFDTLYVALGTSIRSELARIAGAELSPAGCIVVDEHQQTTVAGLFAAGDMVEGLDQIAVAAGQAAKAATAIHNLLSS; encoded by the coding sequence ATGTACGACTGCGTAATCATCGGAGGCGGCCCCGCGGGGCTGACAGCAGCCACTTATCTCGCCCGGTTTCTGCGTTCTACGCTGGTCATCGATGCTGGCGATGGCCGCGCCTCGCGCATCCCGACGACACATAACCTCCTCGGTTTTCCAGACGGTATCTCTGGCGACAATCTGCTTGTCCGTATGCATCGACATGCCGCCCAGTACGGTGCCGAATTAGTCACTGGGGTCGTCGATCGCATCGACCGGGTCGGAACGGGCTTCGTCGTCGATACGAATGCCAAGACTTTCAGCGCACGGACAATATTGCTTGCGCAAGGCGTGAAAAATCATCGACCGCGAATGGCGCAGGAAACGCATGATCGAGGCGTCGCCCAAGGACTGATACGCTATTGCCCGATCTGCGACGGCTATGAGGTCCGCGGCAAGCGAGTGGCTGTGTTGGGTTGCTCCGACCATGGCGCAGCCGAGGCTCTGTTCGTTCGCCGCTACAGCGACACCGTGACCTTGCTTACTCAGGATGCTTCGGAGCTTTCACAAGCTGACGAGGCAAATCTAACACGGAACGCTATAAGCGTCGAGCGAGCGCCTGTCGGCGATTTGTCGGTCACCGAAAAAGACCTTCTCGTGCATTTGGCCGATGGCCGATTGCTCCAGTTCGACACCCTATATGTCGCCCTCGGAACCTCAATTCGCTCGGAACTGGCGAGAATAGCTGGCGCGGAACTGAGCCCGGCAGGTTGCATCGTTGTCGATGAGCACCAGCAAACGACGGTCGCCGGCCTGTTTGCTGCCGGCGACATGGTTGAAGGGCTGGATCAAATTGCCGTGGCGGCAGGTCAGGCGGCTAAGGCCGCGACGGCCATCCACAATCTGTTGTCGAGCTAA
- a CDS encoding c-type cytochrome — MEDSRKAWLRKHFPSGSFIAVAALIGSALAGIVVYVGAYDIGADSPHTRPVYWLIEQLRDRSIAVRARNVGVPANLADVKRLQSGAGLYTEMCSGCHLAPGLEKSEISQGLYPKAPELFREPQRSPREQFWIIKHGVKLTAMPAWGKTHSDELIWDMVAFVRQLPKMTPAQYQAALASAPEDHDAMMKDMPGMKKMMP, encoded by the coding sequence ATGGAAGATTCAAGGAAGGCATGGCTTCGGAAACACTTTCCGAGCGGCTCGTTCATCGCGGTCGCGGCGCTGATCGGTAGCGCGCTCGCCGGCATCGTTGTGTATGTCGGCGCCTATGACATCGGGGCAGATTCGCCGCACACCAGACCGGTCTATTGGCTGATAGAGCAGCTTCGTGATCGTTCGATCGCCGTCCGGGCTCGCAACGTGGGCGTCCCAGCCAACCTAGCGGACGTGAAACGGCTGCAGAGCGGCGCAGGACTTTACACCGAGATGTGCAGCGGCTGCCATCTCGCACCGGGTCTGGAAAAGTCCGAGATCAGCCAAGGCCTTTATCCCAAGGCACCCGAGCTTTTCCGGGAGCCACAGCGATCGCCAAGGGAACAATTCTGGATCATCAAGCATGGGGTCAAGCTGACTGCGATGCCGGCCTGGGGTAAAACGCATAGCGACGAATTGATCTGGGACATGGTGGCTTTCGTGCGGCAACTGCCCAAGATGACCCCGGCGCAATATCAGGCAGCACTTGCCAGTGCGCCTGAAGACCATGACGCGATGATGAAGGATATGCCTGGCATGAAAAAGATGATGCCGTAA
- a CDS encoding heavy metal translocating P-type ATPase, whose product MKVDPTATPHHASHDGKDYHFCSAGCRTKFVTDPKRYLSGEGNTAAVAAPGAIWTCPMHPEIRRDGPGTCPICGMALEPEEPSLDDAPNPELVDFTRRTWVAAVLTVPLLAISMVAEMLGMDFVPPTWSPWVQLALTAPIVLWAGWPFFQRGWTSIATWHLNMFTLVAIGVGAAFAYSVVATVAPGLFPSSFQMHGIVPVYYEAAGVVVTLVLLGQVLELRARAATGRAIRALMDLAPKTARRIDAEGKEVEVDLAELMAGDHVRVRPGEAVPVDGVVIDGRSSVDESMITGEPAPVLKEKDATVTAGTVNGTGTLVIEARAVGTDTVLARIVKMVAEAQRSRAPIQAVADRVSGWFVPLVVAIAIATFIVWNFVGPEPRFGHALLNAIAVLIIACPCALGLATPMSIMVGTGRGARAGVLVKDAEALQMMEKVDTLVIDKTGTLTEGRPALTTIELAEGYEHNMVLSAAAAVEALSEHPLAQAIVEAARKAELPIAKAEQFESQTGLGVSGKVDGRDVVVGNAEQMRRVGVDPSSFDNVADTHRSEGAGVMLVAIDGHLVGLLVVADPIKPSAAFAIAALREEGLRIVMLTGDARATADAVARAIGGIDEVHAGLKPEDKARIIGELKANGAVVAMAGDGINDAPALAAADVGVAMGTGTDVAIESAGMTLTKGDLAAMVRARRLAVATMRNIRQNLFFSFVFNGVGVPVAAGILYPIAGILLSPMIAGAAMALSSFTVVTNALRLNRARL is encoded by the coding sequence ATGAAGGTCGATCCGACAGCAACGCCTCATCATGCCTCGCATGATGGCAAGGACTATCATTTCTGTAGCGCAGGCTGTCGCACCAAGTTTGTCACCGACCCCAAGCGGTATCTGTCGGGCGAGGGCAACACGGCCGCGGTCGCAGCGCCGGGTGCGATCTGGACGTGCCCAATGCACCCGGAAATTCGTCGCGATGGTCCGGGCACCTGCCCGATCTGCGGCATGGCGCTCGAACCCGAAGAGCCGTCGCTTGATGATGCTCCCAATCCTGAGCTGGTCGACTTCACCCGGAGAACCTGGGTGGCTGCTGTTCTTACCGTCCCGCTGCTGGCAATCTCGATGGTCGCGGAGATGCTCGGCATGGATTTCGTGCCGCCGACTTGGTCGCCCTGGGTGCAACTCGCGCTGACGGCGCCGATCGTCCTGTGGGCGGGCTGGCCATTCTTCCAGCGCGGTTGGACCTCGATCGCGACGTGGCACCTCAACATGTTCACGCTCGTGGCGATCGGCGTCGGCGCGGCGTTCGCCTACAGCGTGGTCGCCACGGTCGCGCCGGGTCTATTTCCGTCCTCCTTCCAGATGCACGGGATCGTGCCCGTTTATTACGAGGCGGCAGGGGTCGTGGTGACGCTGGTCCTGCTCGGACAGGTGCTCGAGCTGCGAGCGCGGGCTGCGACCGGTCGCGCGATCCGTGCGCTGATGGATCTTGCGCCGAAGACCGCTCGGCGGATCGATGCCGAGGGCAAAGAGGTGGAGGTCGATCTCGCCGAACTGATGGCCGGCGACCATGTCCGCGTGCGCCCTGGTGAGGCGGTGCCGGTCGATGGCGTTGTTATCGACGGGCGCTCGTCGGTCGACGAGTCCATGATAACGGGAGAACCTGCCCCCGTCCTCAAGGAGAAGGACGCAACTGTCACGGCCGGGACCGTCAATGGCACGGGAACGCTGGTGATCGAGGCGCGCGCGGTCGGCACAGATACGGTGCTCGCGCGGATCGTGAAGATGGTCGCGGAAGCCCAGCGCAGTCGCGCGCCGATCCAGGCGGTTGCTGACCGCGTATCGGGCTGGTTCGTGCCGCTCGTCGTCGCGATCGCGATCGCGACATTCATTGTATGGAATTTCGTCGGTCCTGAGCCGCGCTTTGGTCATGCCCTGCTCAATGCGATCGCCGTGCTCATCATCGCCTGTCCCTGTGCGCTCGGCCTGGCGACGCCAATGTCGATCATGGTAGGAACCGGCCGCGGCGCGCGCGCCGGTGTGCTCGTCAAGGATGCCGAAGCGCTGCAGATGATGGAGAAGGTCGACACGCTGGTGATCGATAAGACCGGCACGCTCACCGAAGGCCGCCCGGCCCTTACGACCATCGAGTTGGCTGAGGGGTATGAGCACAACATGGTGTTATCGGCCGCAGCCGCCGTAGAAGCTCTATCGGAACATCCGCTTGCCCAGGCCATCGTCGAAGCCGCGCGTAAAGCCGAGCTTCCGATTGCGAAAGCCGAGCAGTTTGAGTCCCAGACCGGGCTTGGTGTCAGTGGCAAGGTCGACGGGCGCGACGTGGTGGTCGGCAATGCCGAACAAATGCGTCGCGTTGGCGTGGATCCGTCATCCTTTGATAACGTAGCCGACACGCACCGCAGTGAAGGCGCGGGGGTGATGCTCGTAGCGATCGATGGCCACCTGGTCGGCCTGCTCGTGGTCGCAGATCCGATTAAGCCATCGGCGGCCTTCGCGATCGCCGCCCTGCGCGAGGAAGGGCTGCGGATCGTGATGCTGACCGGCGACGCAAGAGCGACAGCCGATGCGGTGGCGCGGGCTATCGGCGGCATTGACGAAGTCCATGCCGGGCTGAAGCCCGAGGACAAGGCTCGCATCATTGGTGAACTCAAAGCAAATGGCGCAGTGGTCGCGATGGCCGGCGACGGAATCAACGACGCCCCGGCGCTGGCGGCGGCGGATGTCGGCGTCGCCATGGGCACCGGGACTGACGTCGCCATCGAGAGCGCTGGCATGACACTGACCAAGGGCGATCTCGCCGCGATGGTTCGTGCACGCCGGCTCGCGGTCGCCACCATGCGCAACATCCGGCAGAACCTGTTCTTCTCGTTCGTCTTCAATGGGGTCGGCGTACCGGTCGCTGCCGGTATCCTCTACCCCATCGCAGGCATCTTGCTGTCGCCGATGATCGCTGGCGCCGCGATGGCACTGTCGAGCTTCACGGTGGTGACCAATGCGCTAAGACTCAACCGGGCGAGGCTATGA
- the copD gene encoding copper homeostasis membrane protein CopD has product MPDIIAIAVRLGLYLDLMLLFGLPMFGLYTLRGTERASGSVLRFRSVLATIALAGIVLSILGMIALAASMGGVPVDQVDRATVNLLISGTAIGTVWQVRVAALLLVLYFSIVGWRRPAFALWSVSVTAAIALATLAWTGHGAADEGLWGWIHLGADITHLLAAGIWIGALSALCLLIFRPAARMAIDHVHLSHRALDGFAKVGSIVVGLLILSGFINSWILVGPSNLAALFTSLYGVLLAVKLVLFGAMLFLAAANRFFLTPALANAIETGEISSAIGSLRRSLIVESGCALTILALVAWLGLLAPPASGM; this is encoded by the coding sequence GTGCCGGACATCATAGCGATTGCGGTCAGGCTAGGGCTTTATCTCGATCTCATGCTGCTTTTCGGGTTGCCGATGTTCGGCCTATATACGTTACGCGGGACCGAGCGAGCATCCGGTTCGGTCCTGCGCTTTCGCTCGGTCTTGGCGACGATCGCGCTCGCCGGCATCGTATTATCGATCTTGGGCATGATAGCCTTGGCGGCCTCGATGGGCGGTGTGCCGGTCGATCAAGTGGACCGCGCCACTGTCAATCTTTTGATATCGGGCACAGCGATCGGCACCGTCTGGCAAGTTCGGGTGGCAGCACTCTTACTGGTCCTGTACTTTTCCATTGTCGGGTGGCGACGCCCTGCATTCGCCCTCTGGTCAGTTTCAGTAACGGCAGCGATCGCTCTCGCGACTTTGGCCTGGACTGGTCACGGCGCAGCTGATGAAGGGTTGTGGGGATGGATCCATCTTGGCGCGGACATCACTCATCTGTTGGCCGCAGGCATATGGATTGGAGCGCTCTCCGCCCTGTGCCTGCTCATTTTTCGCCCAGCGGCCCGCATGGCAATCGATCATGTCCACCTGTCTCACCGGGCGTTGGATGGCTTCGCAAAGGTAGGGTCGATCGTCGTGGGTCTGCTCATCTTGTCAGGCTTCATCAACAGTTGGATCTTGGTAGGACCGTCCAACCTGGCGGCGCTTTTTACGAGCCTCTACGGCGTGTTGCTGGCAGTGAAACTGGTGCTGTTCGGCGCGATGCTGTTCCTGGCCGCCGCTAATCGCTTCTTCCTCACCCCTGCGCTAGCGAATGCGATCGAAACCGGGGAAATATCATCGGCGATTGGGTCACTTCGCCGCAGTCTCATTGTCGAGAGCGGCTGTGCGCTCACCATTCTCGCGCTTGTTGCGTGGCTGGGATTATTGGCACCACCTGCCTCGGGGATGTAG
- a CDS encoding MerR family transcriptional regulator, translated as MKIGEASSASGVSQRMIRHYEKIGLIGAAPRRQSGYRDYSDADLHRLRFIANARDLGFPIEDIRSLLSLWSDGARESADVKHIALTRAAELHRKALGLEALRRSLLDLAERCNGDERPDCPIIDALQTK; from the coding sequence ATGAAGATCGGCGAGGCATCGAGCGCCAGCGGCGTCTCGCAGCGCATGATTCGCCATTATGAGAAGATCGGCCTGATCGGTGCCGCGCCGCGCCGCCAGTCTGGCTATCGTGATTATTCCGATGCCGATCTCCATCGACTGCGGTTCATTGCCAATGCCCGCGACCTTGGTTTTCCGATCGAGGATATTCGCTCGCTGCTAAGCTTGTGGTCGGACGGTGCGCGTGAAAGCGCCGACGTAAAGCACATCGCATTGACCCGTGCCGCCGAATTGCATCGCAAGGCGCTTGGATTGGAGGCACTCAGAAGGTCGTTGCTGGACCTCGCCGAGCGTTGCAACGGGGACGAGAGGCCAGATTGTCCGATCATCGACGCACTACAAACTAAATGA
- a CDS encoding flagellar biosynthetic protein FliQ encodes MSLAPQQPQLATSAGDDTIIDGGEMETYSPFSVSMGRALWVMMLVAGPPLIIMLVVGLIISMIQAATSINEQTVSFVPKLLAFILFLALYGATVGDLLIDYTRDLLMHIPDDIK; translated from the coding sequence ATGTCGCTCGCCCCGCAACAACCACAGCTCGCAACGTCAGCGGGCGACGACACCATCATCGACGGGGGAGAGATGGAGACCTACAGCCCGTTTTCGGTTTCGATGGGCCGAGCGCTTTGGGTGATGATGCTCGTCGCTGGACCTCCGCTGATAATCATGCTGGTGGTCGGGCTCATTATCTCCATGATCCAGGCCGCGACGTCGATCAACGAACAGACCGTGAGCTTCGTCCCCAAGCTCTTGGCGTTCATCCTGTTTCTTGCTCTTTACGGGGCAACCGTTGGCGATCTTCTGATCGACTACACCCGTGACCTGCTGATGCATATTCCCGACGATATCAAATGA